One Parasphingorhabdus cellanae genomic region harbors:
- a CDS encoding fimbria/pilus periplasmic chaperone, translating to MLKFLRRAALLLPLAMLVGLTPASSYDMKPIVIQLSPTGAGATQSVVLTNTHDVPIAIEVRAYTREQNPDGTETRKPEDENIIITPPQMVIAPKASQSFKVRWVGDPAPEKELTFRLVSNQLPIKFKDEKQGDVSVNVSMNYRYEAALYIVPPQSKPSARLTGIAPVKDESGKDWLEVKILSDGTRRAILDRPVLVVKPQNGGAPVTLEGDQMANVANLNILVGTERVVRLPWPDGLTPGPVEGEFRTEYTVFN from the coding sequence ATGTTGAAATTTCTCAGACGCGCGGCGCTTTTGCTGCCGCTGGCAATGCTGGTTGGTTTGACACCCGCAAGTAGCTACGACATGAAACCGATCGTCATCCAGCTTTCGCCAACCGGCGCCGGTGCCACTCAATCCGTTGTGCTAACCAATACGCATGATGTGCCGATTGCGATTGAGGTGCGCGCTTACACCCGGGAACAAAACCCGGATGGGACGGAAACCCGCAAACCGGAAGACGAAAATATAATCATCACCCCACCGCAGATGGTAATTGCGCCCAAGGCGAGCCAGAGTTTCAAGGTTCGCTGGGTTGGCGATCCAGCCCCGGAAAAGGAGCTGACCTTCCGTCTCGTGTCCAACCAATTACCAATCAAGTTCAAGGACGAGAAACAGGGCGATGTATCGGTCAATGTCAGTATGAACTACCGTTATGAAGCGGCGCTTTATATTGTCCCGCCACAATCCAAACCGTCCGCGCGCCTCACCGGTATCGCACCGGTTAAGGACGAGAGCGGAAAAGACTGGTTGGAAGTCAAGATATTGAGCGACGGGACGCGGCGCGCCATCCTCGACCGGCCTGTCCTTGTTGTGAAGCCGCAAAATGGTGGTGCTCCAGTCACATTGGAAGGCGACCAGATGGCCAATGTCGCAAATCTCAATATCCTGGTCGGCACGGAAAGGGTGGTAAGACTGCCATGGCCGGATGGGTTGACGCCCGGTCCGGTAGAAGGCGAATTT